TGTAATTCTCTCTGTAGAAGAGACCTATGCAGACATTGTTCCAGTTAGATTAAACCCCAAATCACCATCTGCATATGTGTGAGTTTCAAGAGGATTTTTACATTTATCAAAGCAccataacaaatttttaattctcttgTATCTATAGGTCCATTATGAGAGGTTGCGATAACATGTGTTCATACTGCATTGTCCCGTTCACGTAATTCAATTCTCTATCCAGAATTATAGGTTAAGTTCGTGAGtgaaaaaatctaattataaattatttatagaCGAGGCCGAGAGCGGTCGAGGGCTATTGATTCTATCTTAGATGAAGTCCGATGTTTATCCGATCAAGGAATCAAAGAAATTACTTTACTAGGTATACTTGTGTgacgccttttcttttttagatttctcaTTAGGTGTATATATGATAATTTATCCTAGGTCAGAATGTCAACAGTTATAGAGACACTTCAGAATCGATTCATTATAATGAGCCTACCAACTCCAAAGTCACAGTAAATGCGGATGGTTTCAAAACAATCTATAAAGCAAAGGTTGGTGGTCGTCGATTTGCTGATCTTCTGGACAAAGTCAGCCAAATTGATCCTGAAATTCGTCTGCGATTTACGTCACCTCATCCAAAAGTATGACAACTTTTTTGGGGTAGTGGAGGGGGGTTTATTTGTGTGTAACTAATGCATTCGGTGAATTAGGATTTCCCTGACGAAGTTCTTCATCTCATCAAAgagcgaaaaaatatttgcaaatcCTTGCATCTTCCAGCTCAGTCGGGAAATAATCGAATTCTTGATTTGATGCGACGCAATTACACTCGAGAAGCGTATTTATCTCTAGTGGAGAAGATTCAATCTATCTGTGGAAAAAACATAGCGCTAAGTTCGGATTTTATATGCGGATTTTGCGGGGAAACTGAGGAAGAATTTGAAGAGACACTAGACCTCGTCCGGCGTGTTCCATACAGCACCGCGTACATGTTCCCATACAGTACTCGTGAGGTAACAAACATTAAACCCTGCAAGTAAAATGTTATTCTtgataaaatgttgtttattgATGCAGAAAACCTCTGCTCACCGTCGACATCAAGACGATGTGCCTCTcgaaacgaaaaatgaaaGGGTCACACGGTTAAACCAAGTTTTCCGCCAAGGCGCTGAAAGgataaataaaagtttaatTGGATCCACTCAACTTGTTCTAGTCGAAGGGGTAGGCAGAGCACTATTCATTTACTGTTGAATTGAAAGTAATTGTGATTTTCTATAGGACAGCCGACgatcaaatcaatttctcGCCGGCCGTTGCGATGGAAATGTTAAAGTAAACTACTTATAATTTAGTTTCTctgatttttggttttcaattgtttcgtTACTTTCGTCAGGTCATTTTTCCGAAGGAGCCATTGATGGGAGATATTGACGTCGAAGAAGTCAAACCTGGAGACTACGTGGCGGTGAAGGTACTATTGAATATCTTATGTAGTAACTTTAGTTTTATGACTTTATCACAAAATAATCAATGCTGTTTATCCTCCTGTTTAGATTCATGATGCAACATCTCAAGTTCTTAAAGGAAGCGGGCTGTACAAAACTAGTCTATCTCAATTCGTCCACGATGCCTTCGTTCCAGATATAAATCCTTTCGCAGTTTCGACTCAATATTAATTCTGAAATGATGTACGCTGTGTACCGCAAAACAATTAGAATCGTTACTTTATTCAAGtgattgttcattttctttaaatattgcGAGGATTATCTTTGTAGAATACAAATATCTTCCATTTCGTGATGTATTCTACTTATGTATTCCTTGGAAGTTGGTGCTTGTGAATGCTTAATCAAATGactatttctaaattttcagGCTATGTGCAGGCCAGCAGGCAGCTCAGCTCATCCCGCCATCCGTCGTCTagttcctcctccttccagTCCGGGCCGTcccccaaaaattaaaattacggTTTGTTTATTTCTGTTAATCTGGAAACGCTGTAAAAAGTCTGTTTACAAGTTTACGTTCGTCTGAACTAACATATGAATTTTTCTCGGCCTTTTTGCAATATTCTCTATTTCTAGTCATGAGCAAAGATGAAACAAATCAGGATCAGATGATCTACAGTGACAAAGCCAGTTCagcacaaaaggaaaaagatgaaaaagctTTCAAATTTAAAGGTATTGGCATATTATTCTGTCTTCTTCTAATATTGTTGTGAACGACTGTATACTGCTGTATAGCAACCGACAATATGTTTTTACTTAGATGTAGTTTTAATTTGCATCTTgttggcaaacaaaaattcatttcctttttatcaaattcagAAGACACAAGTACACACATTTCCACTGTGGATATTACAGTGAACGTTCCTTGCATTGCATCTTCTGTGTTTTtagaatcatttttttttcatttttttggctttaaaatgtttcattatAAATTTACTAGTCTTGTACCGAATGCACATTTCAATGCAGTTTTGTTCTAGGTGTATCGAAACTATATTCACCATAGTTGTAGACCATTTAGACCTAGTATTACGTTACATTTGTAAATAGTAATGGAAGATATTCaattgcttaatttttttattactgttttgTCATGATGGAACAGCCGCGGCTTTCCTTGCCGGCGTGACTGGTGTCTCGATCCTTTTTGGATTTGGCACTACTCTCGCCGCGGCCAAGAAGAAGGATCCCCATTTTTTCGATCAAGGCCTGACTGGACGCATCGAAAAACCAACGACGGAGCCAATTTCCAGTGAAACGGCCACGGCAGTGAGAAGACGTGTCCCAGTATCGATTTCTTCTGTGGAGCCGGGTGCATCTTTAGCTATTCGAGCTCTTGGCTGGGGCACTCTTTATGCAGTGACCGGATGTTCTGTACTATTCTACGGCATCTGGAAACTTATGGCTGTTAATGATGTAAGTATAATGTTGTCTACTACAACAgggaattaaaaacaaaaaaacaccacTCGTAACTTTTCGCAGAGCGCAGGAATTT
The sequence above is a segment of the Daphnia pulex isolate KAP4 chromosome 11, ASM2113471v1 genome. Coding sequences within it:
- the LOC124208026 gene encoding transmembrane protein 242-like isoform X2, which produces MSKDETNQDQMIYSDKASSAQKEKDEKAFKFKAAAFLAGVTGVSILFGFGTTLAAAKKKDPHFFDQGLTGRIEKPTTEPISSETATAVRRRVPVSISSVEPGASLAIRALGWGTLYAVTGCSVLFYGIWKLMAVNDLKEFRLKVGTWLPAVPRNNPPQGRTEFSGLNDLLQYIIDVDKEKKEASNRNDTKLDTVDGYKHSD
- the LOC124208026 gene encoding transmembrane protein 242-like isoform X1 — its product is MSKDETNQDQMIYSDKASSAQKEKDEKAFKFKAAAFLAGVTGVSILFGFGTTLAAAKKKDPHFFDQGLTGRIEKPTTEPISSETATAVRRRVPVSISSVEPGASLAIRALGWGTLYAVTGCSVLFYGIWKLMAVNDLKEFRLKVGTWLPAVPRNNPPQGRTEFSGLNDLLQYIIDVDKEKKEASNRNDTKSLYKYMGISERCDEDVQKHCGPKTRVP
- the LOC124208021 gene encoding CDK5RAP1-like protein → MQALLNNVTWSKFKCILNVTNLKELRRICSGSHCLEKHAASPRQYIKKGPGLEYFIYNSKQISRDKLDEKVTLEKHPYLDKDLFDGYGLKVFIEVYGCQMNVNDTEIVYSVLEKHNYVKASCCDDADIIFLMTCAIREGAENKIWHRIGQLKGMKQERKSKKVDLTVGIIGCMAERLKDSLLETGKVVDIIAGPDSYRSLPYLLSHASSHQAAIDVILSVEETYADIVPVRLNPKSPSAYVSIMRGCDNMCSYCIVPFTRGRERSRAIDSILDEVRCLSDQGIKEITLLGQNVNSYRDTSESIHYNEPTNSKVTVNADGFKTIYKAKVGGRRFADLLDKVSQIDPEIRLRFTSPHPKDFPDEVLHLIKERKNICKSLHLPAQSGNNRILDLMRRNYTREAYLSLVEKIQSICGKNIALSSDFICGFCGETEEEFEETLDLVRRVPYSTAYMFPYSTREKTSAHRRHQDDVPLETKNERVTRLNQVFRQGAERINKSLIGSTQLVLVEGDSRRSNQFLAGRCDGNVKVIFPKEPLMGDIDVEEVKPGDYVAVKIHDATSQVLKGSGLYKTSLSQFVHDAFVPDINPFAVSTQY